A genome region from Micromonospora inyonensis includes the following:
- a CDS encoding thiol-disulfide oxidoreductase DCC family protein: MERSTFVYDGDCAFCTRCAEFIERRIPTDVRVLPWQFADLAALGLTVAECEEAVQWVGADGGRAAGPDAIARLLGASTVGWRAAGAVLRLPPVRLAAWPVYRWVARNRHRLPGGTAACSLPQEVRERLYGPTGGPPTTA; encoded by the coding sequence ATGGAGAGGTCGACCTTCGTCTACGACGGGGACTGTGCGTTCTGCACCCGGTGTGCCGAGTTCATCGAGCGGCGCATCCCCACCGACGTCCGGGTGCTGCCCTGGCAGTTCGCGGACCTGGCGGCCCTCGGCCTGACCGTCGCCGAGTGCGAGGAGGCCGTGCAGTGGGTCGGCGCGGACGGCGGCCGGGCAGCCGGACCGGACGCCATCGCCCGGCTGCTCGGCGCCAGCACCGTCGGCTGGCGGGCGGCCGGTGCCGTGCTGCGCCTGCCGCCGGTCCGCCTCGCCGCCTGGCCGGTGTACCGCTGGGTGGCCCGGAACCGGCACCGCCTGCCCGGTGGGACGGCGGCCTGCTCGTTGCCGCAGGAGGTCCGGGAACGGCTCTACGGGCCGACGGGCGGCCCGCCCACCACCGCCTGA
- the cysD gene encoding sulfate adenylyltransferase subunit CysD, which yields MNSGSALYQTTHLDALEAESIFVMREVVAEMERPVLLFSGGKDSIVMLRLAEKAFAPANIPFPVMHVDTGHNFPEVLEYRDRRVDELGLHLIVASVPEALVRGLVTEPADGTRNRIQTPVLLDAVEKHRFDALFGGARRDEEKARAKERVFSFRDEFGQWDPKNQRPELWSLYNGRHHAGESIRVFPLSNWTELDVWHYIARERIALPSIYFAHEREVIERDGMLYAVNEFIQPRAGEERFKARVRYRTVGDASCTAAVRSDADSVELVIEEVGATRVTERGATRGDDRVSEAAMEDRKREGYF from the coding sequence ATGAACAGCGGATCGGCGCTGTACCAGACGACCCACCTGGACGCGTTGGAGGCGGAGAGCATCTTCGTGATGCGTGAGGTGGTGGCGGAGATGGAGCGGCCGGTGCTGCTCTTCTCCGGTGGCAAGGACTCGATCGTGATGCTCCGGTTGGCGGAGAAGGCGTTCGCTCCGGCGAACATCCCGTTCCCGGTGATGCACGTCGACACCGGCCACAACTTCCCCGAGGTCCTGGAGTACCGCGACCGGCGGGTCGACGAACTCGGCCTGCACCTGATCGTGGCCAGCGTGCCGGAGGCCCTGGTCCGGGGCCTGGTCACCGAACCGGCGGACGGCACCCGGAACCGGATCCAGACGCCGGTGTTGCTGGACGCGGTGGAGAAGCACCGGTTCGATGCGTTGTTCGGTGGGGCGCGTCGGGATGAGGAGAAGGCGCGGGCGAAGGAGCGGGTGTTCTCGTTCCGGGACGAGTTCGGGCAGTGGGATCCGAAGAATCAGCGTCCGGAGTTGTGGTCGTTGTACAACGGTCGGCATCATGCGGGTGAGTCGATTCGGGTGTTTCCGTTGTCGAACTGGACCGAGTTGGATGTGTGGCACTACATCGCTCGGGAGCGGATCGCGTTGCCGTCGATCTACTTCGCGCACGAGCGTGAGGTGATCGAGCGGGACGGCATGCTCTACGCGGTGAACGAGTTCATCCAGCCCCGGGCCGGCGAGGAGCGGTTCAAGGCGCGGGTGCGGTACCGGACCGTCGGCGACGCCTCGTGCACGGCTGCCGTTCGCTCCGACGCGGACTCGGTGGAGTTGGTGATCGAGGAGGTCGGGGCGACCCGGGTCACCGAGCGGGGTGCGACCCGGGGGGACGACCGGGTGAGTGAGGCCGCCATGGAGGACCGCAAGCGGGAGGGCTACTTCTGA
- a CDS encoding DUF4190 domain-containing protein — MTYPSPSQWQDPARSDPSSAPPVDPTRSMTDPPVPAQPTGPDPYTPGQPVPGYPVADPYAAAGYPAGYAAPPGYPVPPAGYAPYPYPPVRQTNSLALVSLILSVMGVASCVTAPIGAILGHVARRQIRERGEDGDGLAKAGIIVGWVLTGLIGLAIVAYIALIVFAVSQTDTTSTY, encoded by the coding sequence ATGACATATCCCTCGCCCTCCCAGTGGCAGGACCCGGCCCGGTCGGATCCCTCCTCCGCCCCACCGGTCGACCCGACCCGGTCGATGACCGATCCGCCCGTACCGGCACAGCCGACCGGGCCGGACCCGTACACGCCGGGCCAGCCGGTTCCCGGGTACCCCGTCGCCGACCCGTACGCGGCCGCCGGCTACCCGGCTGGCTACGCCGCTCCGCCGGGCTACCCGGTTCCCCCGGCGGGTTACGCGCCGTACCCGTATCCGCCGGTCCGCCAGACGAACAGCCTCGCCCTGGTGTCGCTGATCCTGTCCGTGATGGGGGTCGCCTCCTGCGTCACGGCTCCGATCGGCGCGATCCTCGGGCACGTCGCCCGGCGGCAGATCCGGGAGCGGGGCGAGGACGGCGACGGTCTGGCGAAGGCCGGGATCATCGTCGGCTGGGTGCTCACCGGTCTCATCGGCCTGGCGATCGTCGCCTACATCGCGCTCATCGTCTTCGCGGTGTCGCAGACGGACACCACGTCCACCTACTGA
- a CDS encoding SDR family NAD(P)-dependent oxidoreductase, with product MARRSRAALAAALTDQDEPVPLPEPVTMRLDGRVALVTGAGSPDGIGYATARRLTDLGARVAIVSTTRRIHERASELGATGFVADLTDEAEVGALADAVADQLGEVEVLVNNAGLASRASPEVLRPVAQLSYDEWRTEIDRNLNTAFLCSRAFIGGMAERGWGRIVNLAATAGAVNALPTEAAYSAAKAGVVGLTRALAMEMVADGVTVNAVAPGTIHTAASTVAEIRHGLGTPVGRPGTPDEVAAAIVFLCSPAASYITGQMLVVDGGNSVREAQFR from the coding sequence GTGGCCCGGCGGAGCCGTGCCGCGCTCGCGGCGGCCCTGACCGACCAGGACGAGCCGGTGCCCCTGCCCGAGCCGGTGACCATGCGACTGGACGGGCGGGTGGCGCTGGTGACCGGCGCCGGCAGTCCGGACGGCATCGGGTACGCCACGGCACGTCGGCTCACCGACCTCGGCGCCCGGGTCGCCATCGTCTCCACGACCCGGCGGATCCACGAGCGGGCCAGCGAACTCGGGGCCACCGGATTCGTCGCCGACCTCACCGACGAGGCGGAGGTCGGCGCGCTGGCCGACGCGGTCGCCGACCAGCTCGGCGAGGTGGAGGTCCTGGTCAACAACGCCGGTCTCGCCAGCCGGGCCAGCCCGGAGGTGCTCCGCCCGGTGGCCCAGCTCAGCTACGACGAGTGGCGTACGGAGATCGACCGGAACCTGAACACCGCGTTCCTGTGCAGCCGGGCGTTCATCGGGGGGATGGCCGAACGCGGCTGGGGGCGGATAGTGAACCTCGCGGCCACCGCCGGGGCGGTCAACGCCCTGCCCACCGAGGCGGCGTACTCGGCGGCCAAGGCGGGGGTGGTGGGCCTGACCCGGGCGTTGGCCATGGAGATGGTCGCTGACGGGGTGACCGTCAACGCGGTCGCCCCGGGCACCATCCACACCGCGGCGTCAACGGTGGCGGAGATCCGGCATGGCCTCGGCACCCCGGTCGGCCGGCCCGGTACGCCGGACGAGGTGGCCGCCGCCATCGTCTTCCTCTGTTCGCCGGCCGCCTCGTACATCACCGGGCAGATGCTCGTGGTGGACGGCGGGAACAGCGTCCGCGAGGCGCAGTTCCGCTGA
- a CDS encoding DUF4190 domain-containing protein → MSYPPPSDPGWGEQPHKGDQPHWGEQPQPYWGGQPPYPPPPAYGPYGPAPASGTMNVMAILSLVFAFVFAPVGILLGHMARRQIRQTHEQGEQLAFWGLIASYVITGLYLLFCCGWLSLVVWAGANSGTTT, encoded by the coding sequence TTGAGTTACCCGCCACCGTCCGATCCGGGTTGGGGCGAGCAGCCGCACAAGGGCGACCAGCCCCACTGGGGCGAGCAGCCACAGCCCTACTGGGGCGGGCAGCCGCCGTACCCGCCGCCGCCTGCCTACGGGCCCTACGGCCCGGCGCCCGCCAGCGGGACCATGAACGTGATGGCGATCCTCTCGCTGGTCTTCGCGTTCGTGTTCGCCCCGGTCGGCATCCTCCTCGGGCACATGGCCCGCCGACAGATCCGGCAGACCCACGAGCAGGGCGAGCAGCTCGCCTTCTGGGGCCTGATCGCGAGCTACGTCATCACCGGGCTGTACCTGCTGTTCTGCTGCGGCTGGCTCAGCCTGGTGGTGTGGGCCGGCGCGAACAGCGGCACCACCACCTGA
- a CDS encoding TrmH family RNA methyltransferase: MTGDQLDVGVGPWPGDPPDDPRYDPELLAEGDRRNVVDRYRYWRREAVVEDLDRRRHDFHVAIENWQHDFNIGTVVRNANAFLAAEVHIVGRRRWNRRGAMVTDRYQHVRHHETIEEFVAWAAGRDLPVVGIDNLPGSCPLETTTLPRRCVLLFGQEGPGLSEAARAACDQLFSIAQYGSTRSINAGVASGIAMHAWIRAYADVPPA; this comes from the coding sequence GTGACCGGTGACCAGCTCGACGTCGGTGTGGGCCCGTGGCCCGGAGATCCGCCCGACGACCCCCGCTACGACCCGGAGCTGCTCGCCGAGGGCGACCGGCGCAACGTGGTCGACCGGTACCGCTACTGGCGGCGGGAGGCCGTGGTCGAGGATCTGGACCGTCGCCGGCACGACTTCCACGTGGCGATCGAGAACTGGCAGCACGACTTCAACATCGGCACCGTGGTGCGAAACGCCAATGCGTTCCTCGCCGCCGAGGTGCACATCGTCGGGCGGCGGCGGTGGAACCGGCGCGGCGCGATGGTCACCGACCGCTACCAGCACGTCCGGCACCACGAGACGATCGAGGAGTTCGTCGCCTGGGCGGCCGGGCGGGACCTGCCCGTGGTCGGCATCGACAACCTGCCCGGGTCCTGTCCGCTGGAGACCACCACGCTGCCCCGGCGTTGCGTGCTGCTCTTCGGCCAGGAGGGTCCCGGCCTCTCCGAGGCGGCCCGCGCCGCCTGTGACCAGCTTTTCTCGATCGCCCAGTATGGCTCGACCCGGTCGATCAACGCCGGTGTGGCCAGCGGCATCGCGATGCACGCCTGGATCCGGGCGTACGCCGACGTGCCACCGGCCTGA
- a CDS encoding HTTM domain-containing protein yields the protein MTAVGRWLTEAVPLGRIAAFRTLVSLFVAGDLVFFTPWVRTHGNVPGELYRPLFVSRLLHLPTPTEWLITGTFWTLLVLALLAATGRAPRLLGWSVFALYLYWMIIAMSYGKVDHDRFGLLVALAVLPTAGRARHGDPTRTEAGGWALRVTQIAVVCTYFLAAWAKLRFGGPDWMTGSVLARAILRRGTDLADLIAQVPYLLIAAQFGIMAFELLSPVVFLLPARWRTAMVGFFYSFHAVTMATITISFAPHLVAMASFLALERVRPLVLLRRLARRAGGATATETSPPRMTTGPTGR from the coding sequence ATGACCGCCGTCGGCCGGTGGCTGACCGAGGCGGTGCCGCTCGGCCGGATCGCGGCCTTCCGGACCCTGGTCTCCCTCTTCGTCGCCGGTGACCTGGTCTTCTTCACTCCCTGGGTGCGCACCCACGGCAACGTGCCGGGCGAGCTGTACCGACCGCTGTTCGTCAGTCGGCTGCTGCACCTGCCCACCCCCACCGAGTGGCTGATCACCGGGACCTTCTGGACGCTGCTCGTGCTCGCCCTACTGGCCGCGACCGGCCGGGCGCCCCGCCTGCTCGGCTGGTCCGTCTTCGCGCTGTACCTGTACTGGATGATCATCGCGATGAGCTACGGCAAGGTCGACCACGACCGGTTCGGCCTGCTGGTGGCGCTGGCCGTGCTCCCCACCGCGGGTCGGGCCCGGCACGGCGACCCGACCCGCACCGAGGCGGGCGGCTGGGCCCTGCGGGTCACCCAGATCGCCGTGGTCTGCACGTACTTCCTCGCCGCCTGGGCGAAGCTGCGCTTCGGTGGCCCCGACTGGATGACCGGCTCGGTGCTGGCCCGGGCGATCCTGCGGCGGGGTACCGACCTGGCCGACCTGATCGCCCAGGTGCCCTACCTGCTGATCGCCGCACAGTTCGGGATCATGGCCTTCGAGCTGCTCAGTCCGGTGGTCTTCCTGCTGCCCGCGCGCTGGCGTACGGCCATGGTCGGGTTCTTCTACTCGTTCCACGCGGTCACCATGGCGACCATCACCATCTCGTTCGCGCCGCACCTGGTCGCGATGGCCAGCTTCCTGGCACTGGAGCGGGTCCGCCCCCTCGTCCTGCTCCGTCGGCTGGCCCGCCGCGCCGGTGGCGCGACGGCGACCGAGACGTCACCTCCGCGCATGACGACCGGCCCGACCGGACGGTGA
- a CDS encoding sulfate adenylyltransferase subunit 1, translating to MSAETIAPETSARPMDLLRFATAGSVDDGKSTLIGRLLYDTKSLFTDQLEAVEAVSAARGDEYTNLALLTDGLRAEREQGITIDVAYRYFATPRRKFIIADTPGHIQYTRNMVTGASTADLALILVDARKGLVEQSRRHAFLCSLLRVPHLVLCVNKMDLVDWSQDVFDQIADEFTAFAAKLDVPDLAVVPISALKGDNIVTRSENTPWYEGPSLLHHLEHVHIASDRNLVDVRFPVQYVIRPQSTTVTDYRGYAGQVASGVIKPGDEIMVLPSGFTSRIAAVDTADGPVAEAFPPMSVTVRLTDEIDISRGDMICRPNNAPTPTQDVEAMVCWMDETRPLQIGGRYTIKHTTRTARAIVRDLHYRLDINTLHRDDTATELTLNEIGRVRLRTTVPLLADEYRRNRTTGGFIIIDEATNRTVAAAMIVETT from the coding sequence ATGAGTGCCGAGACGATCGCCCCGGAGACGTCGGCCCGCCCGATGGACCTGTTGCGCTTCGCCACCGCCGGCAGCGTCGACGACGGCAAGTCGACGCTGATCGGCCGGTTGTTGTATGACACGAAGTCGTTGTTCACGGATCAGTTGGAGGCCGTGGAAGCGGTTTCGGCGGCGCGGGGTGACGAGTACACGAACCTGGCGTTGTTGACCGACGGGTTGCGGGCGGAACGGGAACAGGGCATCACGATCGATGTCGCCTACCGGTACTTCGCGACCCCACGGCGGAAGTTCATCATCGCCGACACCCCCGGGCACATCCAGTACACCCGGAACATGGTCACCGGCGCGTCGACCGCCGACCTGGCCCTGATCCTCGTCGACGCCCGTAAGGGCCTGGTCGAACAGTCCCGCCGCCACGCCTTCCTGTGCAGTCTGCTCCGCGTCCCGCACCTCGTGCTCTGCGTCAACAAGATGGACCTGGTCGACTGGTCCCAGGACGTGTTCGACCAGATCGCCGACGAGTTCACCGCCTTCGCCGCCAAACTCGACGTCCCCGACCTCGCGGTCGTGCCGATCTCCGCGCTCAAGGGCGACAACATCGTCACCCGATCCGAGAACACCCCCTGGTACGAAGGCCCCTCCCTGCTCCACCACCTGGAGCACGTGCACATCGCCTCCGACCGCAACCTCGTCGACGTGCGGTTCCCCGTCCAGTACGTCATCCGCCCCCAGTCGACCACCGTCACCGACTACCGCGGCTACGCCGGGCAGGTCGCCTCCGGCGTGATCAAACCCGGCGACGAGATCATGGTCCTACCGTCCGGGTTCACCTCCCGCATCGCAGCCGTGGACACCGCCGACGGACCCGTCGCCGAGGCGTTCCCACCCATGTCCGTCACCGTCCGCCTCACCGACGAGATCGACATTTCCCGCGGCGACATGATCTGCCGACCCAACAACGCCCCCACCCCCACCCAGGATGTGGAAGCGATGGTCTGCTGGATGGACGAGACCCGACCGTTGCAGATCGGCGGCCGGTACACCATCAAACACACCACCCGCACCGCCCGCGCGATCGTCCGGGACCTGCACTACCGCCTCGACATCAACACCCTGCACCGCGACGACACCGCCACCGAGTTGACACTCAACGAGATCGGCCGGGTCCGACTCCGCACCACCGTGCCACTCCTCGCCGACGAATACCGCCGCAACCGCACCACCGGCGGATTCATCATCATCGACGAAGCCACCAACCGCACCGTCGCCGCCGCCATGATCGTCGAAACCACCTAA
- the trxA gene encoding thioredoxin has protein sequence MATVELTTANFDEVTGRDGIVLVDFWAEWCGPCKRFAPVFERSSEKHPDIVFGKVDTEAQQALGAQFDIRSIPTIMAIRDGVIVFAQPGALPESALENLIEQVQALDMADVRKKLAEHQH, from the coding sequence ATGGCAACCGTTGAGCTGACCACGGCGAACTTCGACGAGGTGACCGGCCGGGACGGCATCGTCCTGGTCGACTTCTGGGCGGAGTGGTGCGGCCCGTGCAAGCGGTTCGCCCCGGTCTTCGAGCGCTCCTCGGAGAAGCACCCGGACATCGTCTTCGGCAAGGTCGACACCGAGGCGCAGCAGGCTCTGGGCGCGCAGTTCGACATTCGGTCGATCCCGACCATCATGGCGATCCGCGACGGGGTGATCGTTTTCGCCCAGCCGGGCGCCCTTCCCGAGTCCGCCCTGGAGAACCTGATCGAGCAGGTCCAGGCGCTCGACATGGCGGACGTCCGCAAGAAGCTGGCCGAGCACCAGCACTGA
- a CDS encoding DUF6758 family protein: MSVSVSCPRCGGPVRGPDLMHTESRCLACGPVPPLHVPEHIGPEIVSSVVERIMAGPTGGTPAVPLWSPWPLPPGWTVTGVGWAGDDRTGVRATVVACAGPAPLGGGPADVVFVAEEPGVGLGTRLAGMPGPDPGPRLTEALADPGPGHPEHVATAKIRVGGHPTPLWPVDSSPDRSAYAGEARGMWLHAIAWPASAGHLLAEDVVLHDLTEWTPPELVYGAPSPYLHGKA, translated from the coding sequence ATGAGTGTTTCGGTGAGTTGTCCGCGGTGTGGCGGACCGGTCCGGGGGCCGGACCTGATGCACACGGAGTCGCGTTGTCTGGCCTGTGGGCCCGTCCCCCCGTTGCACGTCCCGGAGCACATCGGCCCGGAGATCGTGTCGAGCGTGGTGGAGCGGATCATGGCCGGGCCGACCGGGGGGACCCCGGCCGTCCCGCTCTGGTCCCCCTGGCCACTGCCGCCCGGCTGGACGGTGACCGGGGTCGGCTGGGCCGGCGACGACCGCACCGGGGTCCGCGCCACCGTGGTCGCCTGCGCCGGCCCCGCCCCGCTCGGCGGTGGCCCCGCCGACGTGGTCTTCGTCGCCGAGGAGCCCGGCGTGGGGCTCGGCACCCGCCTCGCCGGCATGCCCGGTCCGGACCCGGGCCCCCGGCTCACCGAGGCGCTGGCCGACCCCGGCCCAGGTCATCCCGAGCACGTCGCCACGGCGAAGATCAGGGTGGGCGGCCATCCGACTCCACTGTGGCCCGTCGACTCCTCACCGGATCGAAGCGCGTACGCCGGCGAGGCTCGGGGAATGTGGCTTCATGCGATAGCCTGGCCGGCGAGCGCGGGTCACCTCCTCGCGGAAGACGTCGTCCTCCACGACCTGACCGAGTGGACTCCGCCCGAGCTCGTGTACGGTGCGCCCTCTCCGTACCTGCACGGGAAGGCTTGA
- a CDS encoding CoA-binding protein has translation MRTAQQILADAAVIAVVGASRDPRKAAHSVPAQMQRYGWRIIPVNPTADELFGEPVYRSLADIPHPVDLVDVFRPAEDAVEVVREAVAIGAPAVWLQLGIVSPEARRIAEEAGIDYVEDRCLIVERAAAGLSRR, from the coding sequence GTGCGTACTGCCCAGCAAATCCTCGCCGACGCCGCCGTGATCGCCGTCGTGGGCGCGTCCCGTGATCCCCGCAAGGCCGCGCACAGCGTGCCGGCCCAGATGCAGCGGTACGGCTGGCGGATCATCCCGGTCAACCCGACCGCCGACGAGCTGTTCGGTGAGCCGGTGTACCGGTCCCTGGCCGACATCCCCCACCCGGTGGACCTGGTGGACGTCTTCCGTCCGGCCGAGGACGCCGTCGAGGTGGTCCGCGAGGCGGTGGCCATCGGCGCGCCGGCGGTCTGGTTGCAGCTCGGAATCGTCTCGCCCGAGGCCCGCCGGATCGCCGAGGAGGCGGGCATCGACTACGTCGAGGACCGGTGCCTGATCGTCGAACGGGCCGCCGCGGGCCTCAGCCGCCGCTGA
- a CDS encoding PH domain-containing protein yields MGSPSGLPPDPDDPDRERRERDTEPIPRYRGDDDDRPPGYGPGRGDRASYPDDLGYPADGPPYPDDARSGRTWVRDPEAEYQPPVFSDDELAGLRADAAGSAPRRVLPLEDEPSSLVARYLFPTERYRGEWKRHWIHLTTPILIGVAATFVLGYLSGALANRNIGPLTTIAVLLWFAVMGWVAWKVADWWYDRFILTNKRVMVVNGIITRKVAMMPLARVTDMKYEQTPTGRALNYGTFVLESAGQDQALREIKNLPNPNELYLRVVEEMYEPQAVEARLGKEADEAKADDGA; encoded by the coding sequence ATGGGAAGCCCCTCCGGCCTGCCCCCAGACCCCGACGATCCCGACCGGGAGCGCCGGGAGCGCGACACGGAGCCGATCCCCCGGTACCGGGGGGACGACGACGATCGGCCACCGGGTTACGGCCCCGGGCGTGGCGACCGGGCGTCCTATCCGGACGACCTCGGTTACCCCGCCGACGGGCCGCCCTATCCGGACGACGCCCGGTCGGGCCGCACCTGGGTCCGCGACCCGGAGGCCGAGTACCAGCCACCGGTCTTCAGTGACGACGAGCTGGCCGGCCTCCGGGCGGACGCCGCCGGCTCGGCGCCGCGCCGGGTGCTGCCCCTGGAGGACGAGCCCAGCTCACTTGTCGCCCGCTACCTCTTCCCCACCGAGCGGTACCGGGGCGAGTGGAAACGGCACTGGATCCACCTCACCACCCCGATCCTGATCGGGGTGGCCGCGACCTTCGTCCTCGGCTACCTCTCCGGTGCCCTCGCCAACCGGAACATCGGCCCGTTGACCACCATCGCGGTGCTGCTCTGGTTCGCGGTGATGGGTTGGGTCGCGTGGAAGGTCGCGGACTGGTGGTACGACCGCTTCATCCTGACCAACAAGCGGGTCATGGTGGTCAACGGAATCATCACCCGCAAGGTCGCGATGATGCCGCTGGCCCGGGTCACCGACATGAAGTACGAGCAGACGCCGACCGGTCGGGCCCTCAACTACGGCACCTTCGTGCTGGAGTCCGCCGGCCAGGACCAGGCACTCCGCGAGATCAAGAACCTGCCGAACCCGAACGAGCTCTACCTGCGCGTGGTCGAGGAGATGTACGAGCCGCAGGCGGTGGAGGCCCGGTTGGGCAAGGAGGCCGACGAGGCGAAGGCGGACGACGGGGCGTAG
- a CDS encoding SDR family NAD(P)-dependent oxidoreductase: MTRENAPGEDVTRRRLVVVTGASSGIGLAAAVALARRGDQVVLVGRDPARLTAAGERVREAGGEQPELFRADFAVLDDVRGLAERLRAAYDRIDVLAHNAGAIVLQPVTTIDGFELSMQANHLAPFLLSNLLRDRIGRMVVTASAAHRSGALDPDDLNATLRRYQPLRAYGTSKQANILFTAEAARRWPEVPAHCFHPGVVRTRFGNESRLVAWGMRMLPFRSPERGADTLVWLAHEDPGRLVDGGYYVDRRPGRPRPKAADRQLAARLWTASARAVGCG, from the coding sequence ATGACGCGGGAGAACGCACCTGGGGAAGATGTCACGCGACGTCGACTGGTGGTGGTGACCGGTGCCAGTTCGGGCATCGGCCTGGCCGCCGCCGTGGCCCTGGCCCGCCGGGGCGACCAGGTGGTGCTGGTCGGCCGCGATCCGGCCCGGCTCACCGCCGCCGGGGAGCGGGTACGGGAGGCGGGCGGGGAACAGCCCGAACTGTTCCGGGCCGACTTCGCGGTGCTGGACGACGTACGCGGGCTCGCCGAGCGGCTGCGTGCCGCGTACGACCGGATCGACGTACTGGCCCACAACGCCGGCGCCATCGTGTTGCAGCCGGTGACCACGATCGACGGGTTCGAACTCTCCATGCAGGCGAACCACCTGGCCCCGTTCCTGCTGAGCAACCTGCTCCGGGACCGGATCGGCCGCATGGTGGTGACCGCCTCCGCGGCACACCGCAGCGGGGCGCTCGACCCGGACGACCTTAACGCCACCCTGCGTCGGTACCAGCCGTTGCGCGCATACGGCACCAGCAAGCAGGCGAACATCCTGTTCACCGCCGAGGCCGCACGCCGGTGGCCGGAGGTGCCGGCGCACTGCTTCCATCCGGGCGTGGTCCGGACCCGCTTCGGCAACGAGAGCCGGCTGGTCGCGTGGGGCATGCGGATGCTGCCGTTCCGGAGCCCGGAGCGGGGCGCGGACACGCTGGTCTGGCTGGCCCACGAGGATCCCGGGCGGCTCGTCGACGGCGGCTACTACGTCGACCGGCGCCCCGGCCGTCCGCGGCCGAAGGCCGCCGACCGCCAACTGGCCGCCCGACTCTGGACGGCCAGTGCTCGGGCGGTCGGCTGCGGCTGA
- a CDS encoding SigE family RNA polymerase sigma factor has protein sequence MAGRDDLEEEFREFVAARSGALLRTAYLLAGDWATAEDLLQTALTKTYLAWKRHGGIDAVEPYARRVLVNTSTSWWRRRWHGERPTEVLPERPATDEIEQQLDRDALWRHLRALPARQRAVLVLRYYEDLSEAQTAALLNISVGTVKSQTSRALNTLRRRLGSEDALGLSAGATSPDGSAAPAPDGSAAPAPDGSAAPAPAARSRPVPRTPVRPVVPRPVADSAAPVGLGGASGPAPVLPARPPVLATGLPASTGEHR, from the coding sequence GTGGCCGGCAGGGACGACCTGGAAGAGGAGTTCCGCGAGTTCGTCGCGGCCCGCTCCGGAGCCCTGCTGCGTACCGCCTACCTGCTCGCCGGGGACTGGGCCACCGCCGAGGACCTGCTCCAGACCGCGTTGACCAAGACCTACCTGGCCTGGAAGCGCCACGGTGGGATCGACGCCGTCGAGCCGTACGCCCGGCGGGTGCTGGTCAACACGTCGACGAGTTGGTGGCGTCGGCGCTGGCACGGTGAACGCCCCACCGAGGTGCTCCCCGAACGGCCCGCGACCGACGAGATCGAGCAGCAGCTCGACCGCGACGCGCTCTGGCGGCACCTGCGTGCCCTGCCGGCCCGGCAACGGGCGGTGCTGGTGCTCCGCTACTACGAGGACCTCTCCGAGGCGCAGACGGCGGCCCTGCTGAACATCTCCGTCGGGACGGTGAAGAGCCAGACCTCCCGGGCCCTGAACACGCTGCGCCGCCGGCTCGGCAGCGAGGACGCCCTCGGCCTGTCCGCCGGGGCGACCAGCCCGGACGGCAGCGCGGCACCCGCCCCGGACGGCAGCGCGGCACCCGCCCCGGACGGCAGCGCGGCACCCGCCCCGGCGGCCCGGTCCCGCCCGGTGCCGCGTACCCCGGTGCGGCCGGTGGTGCCGCGACCCGTCGCCGACAGCGCAGCCCCGGTGGGCCTCGGCGGCGCTTCCGGGCCGGCACCGGTGCTCCCGGCCCGACCACCGGTGCTCGCCACCGGGCTGCCCGCGTCGACCGGGGAACACCGGTGA